A genomic stretch from Gemmatimonadaceae bacterium includes:
- a CDS encoding D-glycero-beta-D-manno-heptose-7-phosphate kinase, with protein MKISGRVLAPLASPRTAGLASTPMTAHSVRVPRSRLQELLHGMRARRVAIIGDAMLDVYLRGDVDRISPEAPVPVVRVRERRYALGGAANVAQNVAASGAEGTLVAAVGRDASAERLRAMLREIGSDDRALLSVQRPTTTKTRLVARSQQVVRFDEEEDGDLEAPDLERLLSALMAEVAMSDALVLEDYNKGVLVPSVIEAAIAAARARGIPVIVDPKYRNFFHYRGATIFKPNRRELESALGASVRLEDAGTLPATLARLGAEYLLLTLGERGMALVSSGGAVDHISSTAREVYDVVGAGDTVTAYLATSLAAGATALEAAVVANLAAGVEVGKLGAATVTPDEILAAFDDAEAIPAARGHA; from the coding sequence ATGAAGATAAGTGGACGGGTGCTCGCACCGCTTGCCTCCCCGAGAACGGCTGGCCTAGCTTCCACGCCCATGACTGCCCATTCCGTGCGCGTCCCTCGAAGCCGACTGCAGGAGCTGTTGCACGGCATGCGCGCCCGGCGCGTGGCGATCATCGGCGATGCCATGCTCGACGTGTACCTGCGCGGCGACGTCGATCGCATCTCCCCGGAGGCGCCCGTGCCCGTGGTGCGAGTGCGGGAGCGTCGCTACGCGCTCGGTGGCGCGGCGAACGTGGCGCAGAACGTGGCCGCCTCCGGTGCCGAGGGCACGCTGGTGGCCGCGGTGGGCCGGGACGCATCCGCCGAGCGCCTGCGCGCGATGTTGCGCGAGATCGGGTCGGACGACCGGGCCCTGCTGTCCGTGCAGCGTCCAACGACCACCAAGACGCGGCTCGTCGCGCGTTCACAACAGGTCGTCCGCTTCGATGAAGAAGAGGACGGGGATCTGGAGGCACCCGACCTCGAACGATTGCTCTCCGCGCTGATGGCGGAGGTCGCGATGAGCGACGCGCTGGTGCTCGAGGACTACAACAAGGGCGTGCTGGTCCCTTCCGTGATCGAAGCCGCCATTGCGGCCGCGCGGGCGCGCGGCATTCCGGTGATCGTGGACCCGAAGTACCGCAACTTCTTCCACTATCGCGGCGCAACGATCTTCAAGCCGAACCGCCGGGAGCTGGAATCGGCGTTAGGCGCCTCGGTTCGTCTCGAGGACGCGGGAACCCTCCCGGCCACGCTCGCGCGTCTGGGCGCGGAGTATCTCCTCCTGACGCTCGGGGAGCGAGGGATGGCGCTCGTGTCGTCCGGTGGTGCTGTGGACCATATCTCGTCGACGGCGCGCGAGGTCTACGACGTCGTGGGCGCCGGGGACACGGTGACCGCCTACCTGGCAACGTCGCTCGCCGCGGGCGCGACGGCACTCGAGGCAGCCGTGGTGGCCAACCTCGCCGCCGGCGTCGAAGTCGGGAAGCTTGGCGCCGCGACGGTGACGCCGGACGAGATCCTGGCCGCCTTCGACGACGCCGAGGCCATACCGGCCGCGCGCGGTCACGCGTAG
- the gmd gene encoding GDP-mannose 4,6-dehydratase yields the protein MKKALITGITGQDGSYLAELLLGKGYEVHGLVRRSSTFNRGRIDHLALDPALEARFRLHYGDMADGSSLRRVVEAVQPDEVYNLAAQSHVRVSFDQPEYTADIVATGTLRLLEAVREHIERTGRAVRVYQAGSSEMFGAARPPQSEATLFHPRSPYAVSKVAAHWHAINHREAWGMFVANGILFNHESPRRGESFVTRKISLAVGRIVTGKQKKLALGNLDARRDWGFAGDYVDAMWRMLQHRAPGDYVVATGTSYSVRDFVEAAFTHANLDWRQYVELDPRYLRPSEVDHLQGDASRARTELGWTPAVGFNELVKLMVDADIRAAAET from the coding sequence ATGAAGAAAGCGCTCATCACCGGCATTACCGGCCAGGACGGCTCCTACCTTGCGGAGCTTCTGCTCGGCAAGGGCTACGAGGTCCACGGACTCGTCAGGCGGTCGTCGACGTTCAATCGCGGCCGCATCGACCATCTCGCGCTCGACCCGGCGCTGGAGGCGCGCTTCCGGCTGCACTACGGTGACATGGCCGACGGCAGTTCGCTGCGTCGCGTGGTGGAGGCCGTGCAGCCGGACGAGGTCTACAACCTGGCCGCGCAGTCCCACGTGCGGGTGTCGTTCGACCAGCCGGAGTACACGGCCGATATCGTCGCGACCGGCACGCTGCGCCTGCTCGAGGCGGTGCGGGAGCACATCGAGCGTACGGGCCGCGCCGTGCGCGTGTACCAGGCCGGTTCGTCCGAGATGTTCGGCGCCGCACGGCCGCCGCAATCGGAGGCAACGCTGTTCCATCCGCGGAGTCCGTACGCGGTGAGCAAGGTCGCGGCGCACTGGCACGCCATCAACCATCGTGAGGCGTGGGGCATGTTCGTGGCGAACGGAATCCTGTTCAACCACGAGTCACCTCGCCGCGGCGAGTCCTTCGTGACGCGCAAGATCTCGCTGGCCGTGGGTCGCATCGTGACCGGCAAGCAGAAGAAGCTCGCGTTAGGCAATCTCGACGCGCGGCGCGACTGGGGCTTTGCCGGCGACTACGTGGACGCGATGTGGCGCATGCTGCAGCACCGCGCACCGGGCGACTATGTGGTCGCGACCGGCACGTCCTATTCGGTGCGCGACTTCGTCGAAGCCGCCTTTACCCACGCCAACCTCGACTGGCGCCAATACGTCGAACTGGACCCGAGGTACCTGCGCCCCTCCGAGGTCGATCACCTGCAGGGCGATGCGTCGCGTGCGCGCACGGAGCTCGGGTGGACGCCCGCCGTGGGGTTCAACGAACTGGTGAAGCTGATGGTCGACGCCGACATCCGGGCCGCCGCCGAGACGTAG
- a CDS encoding CCA tRNA nucleotidyltransferase: MPEGSVPTFEVPHAVLDIARRLEEAGHETWCVGGAVRDALLGIPHLDWDLATAATPPQVRRLFRRTIPVGEAFGTIAVLDPSGTPHEVTTFRHDVRTDGRHAEVEFGASLDEDLARRDFTINAMAWSPSRRLLHDPFGGRADLARRVVAAVGDPRRRMAEDRLRALRALRFAGRFDFTIAPATWDAIVESAPALHRLSKERVQQELVKTLEQVREPGRSLRLWSRSGALRELLPALAAAPPSVLEAADGLALPDASSDAGIARRRTLVRLGAILTGLGRDDVVGLLTGLRFSNRDVQRLAHATTVAHALRPALIAAAPVTDITLRHWASQAGRADLADTLRMAMAAPRRAATRAWCGLYRRSIRCAYRDPVEISDLVVDGEDLMQGAGVVPGPRLGEVLRALRDFVLEDPARNDREVLLARARELASASQR; the protein is encoded by the coding sequence ATGCCTGAAGGGTCGGTGCCCACGTTCGAGGTGCCGCATGCGGTGCTCGACATTGCCCGACGCCTCGAGGAGGCCGGTCACGAGACGTGGTGCGTAGGAGGGGCCGTGCGCGATGCGCTGCTCGGGATTCCCCACCTCGACTGGGATCTCGCCACCGCGGCCACTCCGCCCCAGGTGCGGCGTCTCTTCCGGCGCACCATCCCGGTGGGCGAAGCCTTCGGCACGATTGCCGTGCTCGATCCCTCGGGAACGCCGCATGAGGTCACGACGTTCCGGCACGACGTGCGCACGGATGGGCGGCACGCCGAAGTGGAGTTCGGCGCGTCGCTCGACGAGGATCTTGCCCGGCGCGACTTCACGATCAACGCGATGGCGTGGTCGCCCTCGCGTCGCCTCCTGCACGATCCGTTTGGGGGGCGCGCGGACCTCGCACGTCGTGTGGTGGCGGCGGTGGGCGACCCGCGTCGACGCATGGCGGAGGATCGCCTGCGCGCCCTGCGTGCGCTCCGGTTTGCCGGACGGTTCGACTTCACGATCGCGCCAGCGACCTGGGATGCAATCGTGGAGAGTGCGCCCGCATTGCACCGCCTCTCGAAGGAACGTGTGCAGCAGGAACTGGTGAAGACGCTGGAGCAGGTCCGCGAACCCGGGCGATCTCTGCGCCTGTGGTCCCGGAGCGGCGCGTTGCGCGAACTCCTCCCCGCGCTCGCCGCGGCACCGCCGTCCGTGCTGGAGGCGGCAGACGGTCTCGCGCTGCCCGACGCATCATCCGACGCCGGGATCGCGCGCCGTCGCACCCTCGTCCGGCTCGGCGCGATCCTCACCGGCCTTGGGCGCGACGATGTGGTCGGGCTTCTCACCGGACTCCGCTTCTCCAACCGCGACGTGCAGCGGCTGGCACATGCGACCACCGTGGCGCATGCCCTGCGACCCGCGCTGATCGCGGCCGCGCCGGTGACGGACATCACGCTCAGGCACTGGGCATCGCAGGCCGGCCGCGCCGACCTCGCCGATACGTTGCGCATGGCGATGGCTGCGCCGCGCCGTGCGGCGACCCGGGCGTGGTGCGGGCTCTACCGGCGATCGATCCGTTGCGCGTATCGTGATCCGGTCGAGATTTCGGACCTGGTGGTCGATGGAGAAGACCTGATGCAGGGAGCCGGCGTCGTGCCGGGCCCGCGGCTGGGTGAGGTGCTCCGCGCGCTCCGGGACTTCGTGCTCGAGGATCCGGCGCGCAATGACCGCGAGGTTCTGCTGGCCCGCGCGCGTGAGCTGGCGTCCGCATCCCAACGCTGA
- a CDS encoding replication-associated recombination protein A → MPARRRPDVGTSLFAASAQAEPLAARMRPRVLEEFVGQEHLLAPGKALRQAIERGVPTSMIFWGPPGTGKTTLGLLLARYAEREFVPFSAVTEGVPRVREIIADARGRLAMGRRTILFVDEIHRFNRAQQDAFLPAVEEGIVTLVGATTENPSFELNGALLSRTRVFVLTALGAADLEALLRRALADEERGLGREQLVADDDALAWLARESDGDARRALNALEAAAQHAGTRGHLTPEVIRDAMQLRAARYDKSGEEHFNLISAYHKALRGSDPQGALYWLGRMIVGGEDPMYIARRTVRFAAEDVGLADPQALAIALAARDTYQALGSPEGELALAEAAVYLATAPKSNRVYVAWKAALDLAREFPAESVPLHIRNAPTSLMKELGYGKGYQYAHDDPTAYIPQVYLPDAVRDRVLYAPGPFGFERDIGKRLQWWADLKRRAEGAGSMTEPEAEDASRTELEEPR, encoded by the coding sequence ATGCCCGCTCGTCGTCGTCCTGACGTCGGCACGTCGTTGTTTGCCGCCTCCGCGCAGGCTGAGCCGCTGGCCGCACGCATGCGGCCGCGGGTGCTGGAGGAGTTCGTCGGGCAGGAGCACCTGCTGGCCCCGGGCAAGGCGCTGCGGCAGGCGATCGAGCGAGGCGTGCCGACGTCGATGATCTTCTGGGGGCCGCCGGGGACGGGCAAGACGACGCTCGGACTCCTCCTCGCACGCTACGCAGAGCGCGAGTTCGTGCCGTTTTCGGCGGTCACCGAGGGCGTCCCACGCGTGCGGGAGATCATTGCCGACGCCCGGGGTCGCCTGGCGATGGGTCGGCGCACGATTCTGTTTGTCGACGAAATCCACCGCTTCAATCGGGCGCAGCAGGATGCCTTTCTGCCCGCGGTCGAGGAGGGCATCGTCACGCTCGTGGGCGCCACGACGGAGAATCCCTCGTTCGAGCTGAATGGCGCGCTGCTCAGTCGTACACGCGTGTTTGTGCTCACTGCGCTTGGCGCGGCCGACCTCGAGGCGCTGTTGCGCCGCGCGCTGGCGGACGAGGAGCGGGGCCTGGGGCGGGAGCAACTCGTCGCGGACGATGACGCCCTCGCGTGGCTCGCGCGCGAGTCGGATGGCGATGCACGGCGCGCGCTCAACGCGCTCGAGGCCGCGGCGCAACACGCCGGCACGCGCGGGCACTTGACGCCAGAGGTCATTCGTGACGCGATGCAGCTCCGTGCGGCACGTTACGACAAGAGCGGCGAAGAGCACTTCAACCTCATCTCGGCCTACCACAAGGCGCTGCGAGGAAGCGATCCGCAGGGAGCCCTGTACTGGCTCGGCCGCATGATCGTGGGCGGCGAGGATCCGATGTACATCGCCAGGCGTACGGTGCGCTTTGCCGCCGAAGATGTGGGGCTCGCCGATCCGCAGGCCCTGGCGATTGCACTCGCCGCGCGCGACACCTATCAGGCGCTGGGGTCGCCCGAAGGCGAACTGGCCCTCGCGGAGGCCGCCGTGTATCTCGCGACGGCACCCAAGTCGAACCGGGTGTACGTGGCCTGGAAGGCGGCCCTCGACCTCGCGCGCGAGTTCCCCGCCGAGTCGGTTCCGCTCCACATCCGCAACGCCCCCACGTCGCTGATGAAGGAACTGGGTTATGGAAAGGGGTACCAGTACGCGCACGACGACCCGACGGCCTACATTCCGCAGGTGTACCTGCCGGACGCGGTGCGCGACCGGGTGCTCTATGCGCCGGGGCCATTCGGCTTCGAGCGCGATATCGGGAAGCGGTTGCAGTGGTGGGCCGATCTCAAGCGGCGCGCCGAGGGAGCGGGGAGCATGACTGAGCCCGAGGCAGAGGACGCCTCACGAACGGAGCTGGAGGAACCCAGGTGA
- a CDS encoding asparaginase, protein MRVIALVFTGGTISMRFDAVAGGAVPALAAEEILAAARGIEEVADVRVEEFGRYPGPHMTVEREWALRNRLVALVNDPRIDGVVVTHGTDTIEESAYLATRSIDTEKPIVFTGAMRNASELSWDGPANLSDAVRVAASTHARGYGALVVLNGRVFSALDVTKAHTHMLDAFESPGLGPVGVVDDGEVVFRRSLGARQAVLAPSALAEPVDIIVAFSGADGRLVDRSCETARGVVIAALGRGNVPPLMASAIGRCVAAGLPVVVASRAPRGRVGQTYGYEGGGRHLANLGAIFTGSRRPQQARIDLMLALGAGLQGDELRDVFDA, encoded by the coding sequence GTGCGGGTGATCGCCCTGGTGTTCACGGGCGGCACGATTTCCATGCGCTTTGATGCCGTCGCTGGCGGCGCGGTCCCGGCGTTGGCTGCCGAGGAGATCCTGGCCGCGGCGCGTGGCATCGAGGAGGTCGCCGACGTTCGCGTCGAGGAGTTCGGCCGCTACCCCGGGCCGCACATGACCGTGGAGCGCGAGTGGGCGCTGCGCAATCGACTGGTGGCCCTCGTCAACGATCCGCGTATCGACGGTGTCGTGGTCACGCACGGGACCGACACGATCGAGGAGTCCGCATACCTCGCCACGCGCTCCATCGACACCGAGAAGCCGATCGTCTTCACCGGTGCGATGCGCAACGCGAGCGAACTGAGCTGGGACGGGCCCGCCAACCTGTCCGATGCCGTCCGCGTGGCGGCCAGCACACACGCGCGCGGATACGGCGCCCTCGTGGTGCTGAACGGTCGCGTGTTCTCCGCGCTGGACGTGACCAAGGCCCATACGCACATGCTCGATGCCTTCGAGAGTCCGGGGCTTGGCCCGGTCGGCGTCGTGGATGACGGCGAGGTGGTGTTCCGGAGGTCGTTAGGCGCGCGCCAGGCCGTCCTCGCGCCATCGGCGCTCGCCGAACCGGTGGACATCATCGTGGCGTTCTCCGGGGCCGACGGCCGCCTCGTGGACCGCTCCTGCGAGACCGCGCGCGGGGTCGTGATCGCGGCGCTCGGCCGCGGCAATGTGCCGCCGCTCATGGCGTCCGCGATCGGGCGGTGTGTGGCGGCGGGGCTTCCGGTGGTGGTGGCATCGCGTGCACCGCGCGGTCGAGTCGGACAGACGTATGGCTACGAAGGCGGTGGCCGGCACCTTGCCAACCTTGGCGCCATCTTCACCGGATCACGTCGACCCCAGCAGGCCCGCATCGACCTGATGCTCGCACTCGGGGCCGGGCTGCAGGGCGACGAACTTCGTGACGTCTTCGATGCCTGA
- a CDS encoding SIS domain-containing protein, with product MTTFEAGVAARVRMRLAELAAVAERTSRELPTAVAHAAVLMRDTLARGGTLFFCGNGGSAADAQHVATEYVVRYVRNRGAFAAVALTTDTSLLTAAGNDLGFEDIFARQVEGLVKATDLLVIHSTSGNSPNVLRAAQAARGKGAKVVAFSARDGGALRALADVAVVIPTDRTDRAQELHLCLEHVICETIEEALA from the coding sequence ATGACGACATTCGAAGCTGGCGTGGCCGCGCGCGTGCGTATGCGTCTCGCGGAGCTGGCCGCGGTCGCGGAGCGTACCTCCCGGGAGTTGCCGACGGCCGTGGCGCACGCAGCGGTCCTCATGCGCGACACGCTTGCTCGCGGAGGCACGCTCTTCTTCTGTGGCAATGGAGGATCCGCCGCCGATGCGCAGCACGTCGCGACCGAATACGTGGTGCGCTACGTGCGCAATCGTGGTGCGTTTGCCGCAGTCGCGCTCACCACCGACACCTCGCTGCTGACGGCGGCCGGCAACGACCTTGGGTTCGAGGACATCTTTGCACGTCAGGTCGAGGGCCTGGTGAAGGCGACGGACCTGCTGGTGATCCATTCGACGAGTGGCAACTCCCCGAACGTGCTGCGCGCGGCCCAGGCGGCCCGCGGCAAGGGCGCGAAGGTCGTGGCGTTTTCGGCTCGCGATGGTGGCGCGCTGCGCGCTCTGGCGGATGTGGCGGTCGTGATCCCCACCGATCGGACCGATCGTGCCCAGGAACTGCATTTGTGTCTCGAACACGTGATCTGCGAGACGATCGAGGAGGCGCTGGCGTGA
- the hflX gene encoding GTPase HflX encodes MGAPRKRTNARHHVEEHLEELERLADTAGARVVGTLTQQIDRPHPGTYLGSGKLEELAALAGDLEATLVIFDDELSPSQGKNIEDAIGKRVMDRAELILDIFATRARSSEAKMQVELAQLEYMLPRLTRMWTHLEKTRGGIGVGMRGPGETQLETDRRLIGHRIRLLKERLAEVKRSRLVQRQARKHVFRAALVGYTNAGKSSLLRALSHAPEIFVEDRLFATLDPLTREVALNEQTRMVVTDTVGFIRKLPHHLVASFRATLEEVLEAELLLHVIDASHPFWEEQREVVDEVLGELGVHDKDVVYVFNKVDQLSVGEVDGLRTRARNLFPRHVFCSAIGGDEGTVELRDALLAAARRHTPLVALRLDHANGKLLAELHRMGEVVSVRHGDDATYVAARLDDAALARATRLGAALDGKVVAP; translated from the coding sequence GTGGGGGCACCGCGCAAGCGCACGAACGCACGGCACCACGTCGAGGAGCACCTCGAGGAACTCGAACGTCTCGCGGACACCGCGGGCGCCAGGGTCGTGGGCACGCTGACCCAGCAGATCGATCGGCCGCACCCTGGCACCTACCTGGGTTCCGGCAAGCTCGAAGAACTGGCCGCGCTCGCCGGCGACCTCGAGGCGACGCTGGTCATCTTCGACGACGAGCTGTCGCCGTCCCAGGGCAAGAACATCGAGGATGCCATCGGCAAGCGCGTGATGGACCGCGCCGAGCTGATTCTCGACATCTTCGCCACCCGTGCCCGTTCCAGCGAAGCGAAGATGCAGGTCGAACTCGCGCAGCTGGAGTACATGTTGCCGCGACTGACCCGGATGTGGACGCACCTGGAGAAGACGCGCGGCGGTATCGGCGTGGGCATGCGCGGGCCCGGCGAAACGCAGCTCGAAACGGATCGACGCCTCATCGGCCATCGGATCCGCCTGCTCAAGGAACGGCTGGCCGAGGTGAAGCGATCGCGGCTCGTGCAGCGACAGGCGCGCAAACATGTCTTTCGCGCCGCGCTCGTGGGCTACACGAACGCCGGCAAGTCGTCGTTGCTGCGTGCCTTGTCGCACGCACCGGAGATCTTTGTCGAGGACCGTTTGTTCGCGACGCTGGATCCGCTCACCCGCGAGGTGGCGCTGAACGAACAGACGCGCATGGTCGTGACGGACACGGTCGGCTTCATTCGCAAGCTGCCGCACCATCTGGTCGCTTCGTTCCGTGCGACGCTCGAGGAGGTGCTGGAAGCCGAGCTGCTGCTGCACGTGATCGATGCCTCGCACCCGTTCTGGGAGGAGCAGCGCGAGGTGGTCGACGAGGTGCTGGGCGAGCTTGGGGTCCACGACAAGGATGTGGTGTACGTGTTCAACAAGGTCGACCAGCTGTCGGTGGGTGAGGTGGATGGCCTTCGAACGCGTGCCCGCAATCTCTTTCCCCGCCACGTGTTCTGCTCGGCGATCGGGGGCGACGAGGGGACCGTCGAGCTGCGCGACGCGCTGCTGGCGGCGGCGCGCCGGCACACGCCGCTCGTGGCGCTCCGGCTGGATCATGCCAACGGCAAGCTGCTCGCCGAACTTCACCGGATGGGCGAAGTGGTTTCTGTCCGTCACGGGGATGACGCCACGTACGTCGCCGCGCGACTCGACGACGCCGCACTCGCCCGGGCCACACGCCTTGGAGCCGCGCTCGACGGCAAGGTGGTGGCGCCATGA
- a CDS encoding SDR family oxidoreductase — translation MRDDRGGAGVIDLRGKRAVVTGGSRGIGAATSRLLAACGADVAIHYRSRADTAEAMVAEVRERGVRAMAVAAELSERAAVDACFARIAEAWGGVDIFVGNAGIWPVEEEPVASMGDARWLHTMKANVDGMFYSTRAALRHMGQGGRVVLVSSTAGQRGEAMHADYGASKGAMIAFVKSVAIEVAALGITVNSVAPGWVETEMCEVPYADGGRERIARGIPVGRIATPEDVAAPIVFLCAPQARHVTGEILNVNGGSVLCG, via the coding sequence CTGCGAGACGATCGAGGAGGCGCTGGCGTGATCGACTTGCGGGGCAAACGCGCGGTCGTGACCGGAGGCTCGCGCGGCATCGGCGCGGCGACGTCGCGCCTGCTGGCGGCGTGTGGCGCGGACGTGGCGATCCACTACCGATCGCGTGCCGACACTGCCGAAGCGATGGTCGCCGAGGTGCGCGAGCGCGGCGTGCGGGCGATGGCGGTGGCGGCCGAGCTGTCCGAGCGCGCCGCGGTCGATGCGTGTTTTGCGAGGATCGCGGAGGCCTGGGGCGGCGTGGACATCTTCGTGGGGAACGCCGGCATCTGGCCGGTGGAAGAAGAACCCGTCGCGTCGATGGGCGATGCGCGTTGGTTGCACACGATGAAAGCCAACGTGGACGGGATGTTCTACAGCACACGCGCCGCGTTGCGCCACATGGGCCAGGGCGGGCGCGTGGTCCTGGTGAGCAGCACCGCGGGCCAGCGCGGTGAGGCGATGCACGCCGACTACGGCGCGAGCAAGGGTGCGATGATCGCGTTCGTGAAGTCGGTGGCCATCGAGGTCGCGGCGCTCGGGATCACGGTCAACAGCGTCGCACCGGGCTGGGTGGAGACCGAGATGTGCGAGGTGCCGTACGCCGACGGTGGACGCGAGCGCATTGCCCGCGGGATCCCGGTGGGGCGCATTGCCACCCCCGAAGATGTGGCGGCGCCGATCGTCTTCCTGTGTGCCCCGCAGGCGCGCCACGTGACGGGTGAGATCCTCAATGTGAACGGCGGGAGCGTGCTGTGCGGGTGA
- a CDS encoding LEA type 2 family protein: protein MMTRRMRTIGGAVLLATLTACGALGRDFKEPVVTFKDGRVTGLGLTGGSIEVVLGVYNPNGYRLDGSRLTYSILVDSVKFGDGEYNTRFQVQKGESTTVRLPLNFSYAGVGAAGRQLMNTGSVEYRVQGDITFGTPIGNFTRPYDQRGRFSTLSGAR, encoded by the coding sequence GTGATGACTCGACGTATGCGTACAATCGGCGGGGCAGTGCTGTTGGCGACGCTCACAGCGTGTGGCGCACTGGGTCGCGATTTCAAGGAGCCGGTCGTGACCTTCAAGGACGGCCGCGTCACCGGGCTCGGCCTCACGGGCGGGTCGATCGAGGTGGTGCTGGGTGTGTACAACCCGAACGGCTACCGGCTCGACGGTTCACGACTCACGTACTCGATTCTCGTCGACTCGGTAAAGTTTGGTGACGGCGAATACAACACGCGATTCCAGGTGCAGAAGGGCGAGAGCACGACCGTGCGGTTGCCGCTCAACTTCTCGTACGCGGGCGTGGGCGCCGCGGGCCGCCAGCTGATGAACACCGGAAGCGTGGAGTACCGCGTGCAGGGTGACATCACGTTCGGAACCCCGATCGGCAACTTCACGCGTCCGTACGACCAGCGCGGTCGGTTCTCCACGCTTTCCGGCGCTCGTTAG
- a CDS encoding asparaginase, with amino-acid sequence MQTYQLDVVVGRGSMIESRHRVHAAVWDAATGLVGVARDPFMHSPWRSCAKPFQLMPFLETGGFDELVWGDDELALACASHGGEPEHVAVAAHMLQSIGLEEGDLACGPHEPLSRRGAKALREAGAAPSRLHNNCSGKHASMLGRAHLSGWPTQGYERDGHPVQVASLEAVARWTSVPAEKIERGVDGCGVVVFGLPLAQMSRAYAMLATSATRGEEIPARIMRAIRTRPLLFSGSDRFDSLVVEETSGNVVPKVGAEGVHSVAILDRGLGCTVKVEDGATRAQYPAVLRLLQLLGALPDPLPQRLQDFARTRVRNTRGEVVGDVRSIDA; translated from the coding sequence ATGCAGACCTATCAGCTTGATGTCGTTGTCGGTCGTGGCAGCATGATCGAGTCACGGCATCGCGTACACGCGGCGGTGTGGGACGCTGCCACCGGACTGGTTGGCGTGGCGCGAGATCCGTTCATGCATTCGCCGTGGCGCTCCTGCGCCAAGCCGTTCCAGTTGATGCCGTTCCTGGAGACCGGCGGCTTCGACGAGCTGGTCTGGGGCGACGACGAGCTGGCGCTGGCGTGCGCGTCACACGGCGGAGAGCCTGAACACGTTGCCGTGGCCGCGCACATGCTGCAGTCGATCGGACTGGAGGAAGGCGATCTGGCCTGTGGTCCGCACGAGCCTTTGTCGCGGCGCGGGGCCAAGGCCCTGCGCGAGGCAGGGGCCGCACCGAGCCGACTCCACAACAACTGCTCGGGCAAACACGCGTCGATGCTCGGCCGAGCGCACCTGAGCGGCTGGCCCACCCAGGGCTACGAACGCGACGGTCACCCCGTCCAGGTCGCATCCCTCGAGGCGGTGGCGCGCTGGACCAGCGTGCCCGCGGAGAAGATCGAGCGCGGCGTGGATGGTTGCGGCGTTGTGGTCTTCGGCCTGCCGCTGGCCCAGATGTCGCGCGCCTACGCGATGCTCGCGACGAGCGCGACGCGCGGGGAGGAGATTCCGGCGCGCATCATGCGCGCGATCCGGACGCGACCGCTCCTGTTCAGCGGGTCCGATCGATTCGACTCGCTGGTGGTCGAGGAAACATCCGGCAACGTGGTACCCAAGGTCGGCGCCGAAGGGGTACACTCCGTGGCCATCCTCGATCGCGGGCTGGGCTGCACCGTGAAGGTGGAGGACGGCGCGACGCGCGCTCAGTATCCCGCGGTGTTGCGACTGCTGCAGCTGCTCGGGGCATTGCCGGACCCGCTCCCTCAACGCCTGCAGGATTTCGCTCGCACCCGCGTGCGGAACACGCGCGGTGAAGTGGTCGGCGACGTGCGTTCGATCGACGCGTGA
- a CDS encoding carboxymuconolactone decarboxylase family protein yields the protein MTEVAAVTPNVLVFDDELAALVRLAAAVAAGPEAEVRARIADAVDVVRPEWVEEVILQSYLFAGFPRTLNAAREWRRLSGRPAPLHDDGERHDQSERWAESGERTCAVVYGPFYQRLRHNIRALHPALDAWMIVDGYGKVLSRPELDLPRRELCIVAACAAARQDRQLHSHLHGALHAGASASDVRSTLDALADMLGEGDHERYHLLFTRVLAHDVH from the coding sequence ATGACGGAGGTCGCGGCAGTCACACCTAACGTGCTGGTGTTCGACGACGAACTGGCCGCCCTCGTGCGGCTCGCTGCGGCAGTCGCAGCGGGCCCGGAGGCCGAGGTGCGCGCCCGGATCGCCGATGCCGTGGACGTCGTGCGCCCCGAGTGGGTGGAGGAGGTCATCCTGCAATCGTACCTGTTCGCCGGGTTCCCCCGCACGCTCAACGCCGCGCGCGAATGGCGCCGGCTCTCGGGCCGTCCCGCCCCGTTGCACGACGACGGTGAACGACACGATCAATCGGAGCGCTGGGCGGAGAGCGGGGAGCGCACGTGCGCGGTGGTCTATGGGCCGTTCTACCAGCGCCTCCGGCACAACATCCGCGCGCTCCATCCCGCGCTCGACGCGTGGATGATCGTGGACGGGTACGGCAAGGTCCTGTCGCGGCCTGAGCTCGACCTGCCGCGACGCGAGTTGTGCATCGTCGCCGCCTGCGCTGCGGCCCGACAGGATCGTCAGTTGCACTCCCACCTGCACGGCGCACTGCACGCTGGGGCGTCGGCATCCGACGTTCGCAGCACCCTCGATGCCCTGGCCGACATGCTCGGGGAGGGTGACCACGAACGCTACCACCTCCTCTTCACGCGCGTCCTCGCTCACGATGTTCATTGA